From a region of the uncultured Desulfovibrio sp. genome:
- a CDS encoding NAD(P)H-dependent glycerol-3-phosphate dehydrogenase, protein MSNPEICVAGGGSWGTALAHLLATNGYKTSLWLRDAAVAEAVCKRHENPRYLPGFALHPNLAATTDPAVMGREIVVLAVPCQQLRGWLAANASFFRKNVVLVNAAKGIETANLATCAEVTEQSLGHLAPRYAALSGPSFAADVLRGLPTAVVLATADEALGHLLRQIFSGNSFRCYSSTDVMGVEMGGAVKNVMAIAAGVCDGLGLGHNSRAALITRGLAEMSRLGVARGAQPHTFMGLSGLGDLTLTCTGDLSRNRQVGLRLGRGEKLEHITTSLGMVAEGVKTTAAIHALARRLEVDAPLTDAVYSILYEDSDPQEVLHNLMSRRLRDE, encoded by the coding sequence ATGTCCAATCCTGAAATCTGCGTTGCGGGCGGCGGAAGCTGGGGCACGGCCCTGGCCCACCTGCTGGCAACAAACGGCTACAAGACCAGCCTCTGGCTGCGCGATGCCGCAGTGGCCGAGGCTGTGTGCAAGCGCCACGAAAACCCGCGCTATCTGCCGGGCTTTGCCCTGCATCCCAACCTTGCCGCAACCACTGACCCTGCTGTCATGGGCCGGGAAATCGTTGTGCTGGCAGTTCCCTGCCAGCAGTTGCGGGGCTGGCTTGCCGCCAACGCCTCCTTTTTTCGCAAAAACGTGGTGCTGGTAAACGCCGCCAAGGGCATTGAAACCGCAAACCTCGCCACGTGCGCGGAGGTGACGGAGCAGAGCCTTGGGCATCTTGCACCCCGCTACGCGGCGCTTTCCGGGCCGTCATTTGCGGCGGACGTTCTGCGCGGTCTGCCCACGGCTGTGGTTCTGGCTACGGCGGACGAAGCCCTGGGGCACCTGCTGCGACAGATATTTTCCGGCAACTCCTTTCGCTGCTACTCCAGCACCGATGTGATGGGCGTTGAAATGGGCGGCGCGGTCAAAAATGTCATGGCCATAGCTGCTGGCGTTTGCGACGGCCTCGGCCTTGGGCACAACAGCCGCGCGGCGCTCATTACCCGTGGGCTTGCAGAAATGAGCCGGCTGGGTGTTGCCCGCGGGGCGCAGCCGCATACCTTCATGGGGCTTTCCGGCCTTGGCGACCTCACCCTCACCTGCACTGGCGACCTTTCGCGTAATCGTCAGGTAGGCCTGCGGCTGGGTCGCGGTGAAAAGCTTGAACATATCACGACCAGCCTTGGCATGGTGGCCGAAGGTGTTAAAACCACAGCCGCCATTCACGCGCTTGCCCGCAGGCTTGAAGTTGACGCGCCGCTTACAGACGCGGTGTACAGCATCCTGTATGAAGACAGCGATCCTCAAGAGGTGCTGCACAATCTTATGTCCCGCCGCCTGCGTGACGAATAG
- a CDS encoding complex I subunit 5 family protein codes for MTESLFSAGGFLVPLLVGMALMLYGAAQSVRQRNNPRSLILWGSLHDAGIFCLGLGASGGINSTGLWLFVLFQAAARLLAWAALSRLTPPALNAPVQLQDLRATGKRQPWTAACFGLGMLAAVGGSPFLVPEARMFISSGILDSMPGAMAALLCMALATTVLIWLHVEAVRIAVLDTTGEETPASWAAPSGNVVVMLGLAVVVALLGLFRGPITELFASSYNVAVPHSATHPAYWCYYAGAFLTGIAFLAKFDRAPLVGVAFSALALATTIATPAGPTAKLFLVMIAVVGLVVSIYSLSYIHERQGRYWFFLLLTFASLAGIVSAADSASMYGYWELMTFASYFLVVHENNRSAYNAGLKYYVMCAGGALFMLPGLLLLGDPSLSFGLMQGAFVLCLAGFGVKMGLVPLHSWLPDAHPAAPSSVSGPLSGIITKMGVFGIVAVLLMRPMIMGMPGLFGLSWLGTGLVAMGAATLIFGEIMALRQDDIKRMLAYSTLGQIGEIALVLGVGTWLSTTGALWHMLNHAIMKDLLFLGAGALIMRAGSRKLADLRGLGRQMPVTVACMGIGLVSIMGLPPFGAFYSKFLMIQAATTAGHIWLAALILGGSLVGLIYYTRILKTLVFEERPADLPAVTEAPRSMQIGLIILAGICVIMGLAPQLAMNLVVPVASMCFTPNLNDPDVLLAMNVSWPIFVVVPVFGAVLPALFYRDRKKAGWASVGVMLFTALLVILFGRDLDTLSFCFALLVPVLGAVNMAYALGYMEHSHRQWRFYCAFTAMCGGLVGMAASQYMLSFFLFWEIMSSWTLYLAIAHEGDKDSLREAFKYFIFNVFGAGFIFLGLCVVGPLTPFNATLLTGAAPYIPHGAAWLGMALLAAGFLMKAAQLPFRIDWQMHPALAPTPVSGYISSVLLKSAILGLIKLFMLMGGGFMLAGVLGGMEQNIISTVAMWIGGITIIMAAVQALRTNVIKLVFIYSTVSQLGYMVLAVAAGGALGYAGGMLHVINHVFFKDLLFLVCGAVMFATHRETLEDLGGIGRQMPFTLAMFAIAGLSVVGVPPTSGFSSKWLIYHALMEAGQPFLALLSLIGSVLTMAYIAKFMHAAFLGQPSPNLHDVHEAPLIMRAPMGILAAGCVITGVFPGLALGPINNVLAEYGFMPLNVGLSGVLSGPGAWNATGMFVMMALAFAGGRWFVLRFTRLREIDVHTCGLPVETSTSRMKPSSIFGEILGLMGGNKPAKENR; via the coding sequence ATGACGGAATCACTGTTTTCGGCAGGCGGCTTTCTTGTGCCGCTTCTCGTGGGCATGGCCCTTATGCTGTATGGCGCGGCGCAGTCCGTGCGACAGCGCAACAATCCCCGCAGCCTGATCCTATGGGGTTCGCTGCATGATGCAGGCATTTTCTGCCTGGGTCTTGGAGCAAGCGGCGGCATCAACAGTACGGGCCTGTGGCTTTTTGTGCTGTTCCAGGCAGCCGCACGGCTGCTAGCCTGGGCCGCCCTTTCACGGCTGACCCCCCCGGCGCTCAACGCACCGGTGCAGCTGCAGGATTTGCGCGCCACTGGCAAACGTCAACCCTGGACAGCAGCCTGCTTCGGCCTTGGCATGCTGGCTGCGGTGGGCGGTTCGCCCTTCCTGGTGCCTGAAGCCCGCATGTTCATCAGTTCTGGCATTCTGGACAGCATGCCCGGCGCCATGGCGGCGCTCCTGTGCATGGCCCTCGCCACCACAGTTCTTATCTGGCTGCATGTGGAAGCAGTGCGCATTGCCGTGCTGGACACCACAGGCGAAGAAACCCCGGCTTCATGGGCAGCGCCTTCCGGCAATGTCGTTGTGATGCTGGGCCTCGCGGTAGTTGTGGCACTGCTGGGCCTGTTCAGAGGCCCCATCACCGAACTGTTCGCTTCTTCCTACAATGTGGCTGTTCCGCATTCGGCAACGCACCCGGCATACTGGTGTTATTACGCCGGTGCGTTCCTGACCGGCATCGCATTCCTGGCAAAGTTCGACCGCGCGCCCCTGGTGGGCGTGGCCTTCTCCGCTCTGGCGCTGGCGACCACCATCGCCACCCCGGCGGGCCCCACGGCCAAACTCTTCCTGGTTATGATCGCCGTTGTGGGTCTGGTGGTCAGCATCTACTCGCTGAGCTATATCCACGAACGCCAGGGCCGCTACTGGTTCTTCCTGCTGCTGACATTCGCATCGCTGGCGGGCATTGTTTCCGCCGCCGACTCGGCGAGCATGTACGGCTACTGGGAACTCATGACCTTCGCCTCCTACTTTCTGGTGGTGCATGAGAACAACCGTAGCGCCTACAATGCTGGCCTCAAATATTATGTAATGTGCGCGGGCGGTGCGCTGTTCATGCTGCCCGGCCTTCTGCTGCTGGGCGATCCTTCGCTTTCGTTCGGGCTGATGCAGGGCGCGTTTGTGCTCTGCCTGGCTGGCTTTGGCGTGAAGATGGGCCTTGTGCCCCTGCACTCCTGGCTGCCTGACGCCCACCCCGCCGCGCCTTCCTCGGTGTCTGGTCCCCTTTCGGGTATCATCACCAAGATGGGCGTGTTCGGCATAGTGGCAGTGCTGCTCATGCGGCCCATGATCATGGGCATGCCCGGCCTGTTCGGTCTTTCCTGGCTGGGCACCGGCCTTGTGGCCATGGGCGCGGCAACCCTGATCTTTGGCGAGATCATGGCTCTGCGCCAGGACGACATCAAACGCATGCTGGCCTATTCGACCCTCGGGCAGATTGGTGAAATCGCCCTGGTGCTCGGCGTAGGCACGTGGCTTTCGACCACCGGCGCGCTGTGGCACATGCTCAACCACGCCATCATGAAAGACCTGCTCTTCCTTGGAGCCGGCGCTCTCATCATGCGCGCGGGCAGCCGCAAGCTTGCAGATCTGCGCGGCCTTGGCCGCCAGATGCCCGTGACCGTTGCATGCATGGGCATCGGGCTTGTGAGCATCATGGGCCTGCCGCCGTTTGGCGCTTTCTACAGCAAGTTCCTGATGATTCAGGCGGCCACCACCGCCGGGCACATCTGGCTGGCGGCCCTGATTCTGGGCGGCTCGCTGGTGGGCCTGATCTACTACACGCGCATTCTGAAAACCCTTGTGTTCGAAGAACGCCCCGCCGACCTGCCCGCCGTGACCGAAGCGCCGCGCAGCATGCAGATCGGCCTGATCATTCTGGCGGGCATTTGCGTCATCATGGGTCTTGCCCCGCAGCTCGCCATGAACCTTGTGGTGCCGGTGGCCTCCATGTGCTTTACGCCCAACCTCAACGACCCCGATGTGCTCCTGGCCATGAATGTGTCCTGGCCCATCTTCGTGGTTGTTCCCGTGTTTGGCGCAGTGCTGCCCGCCCTGTTCTACCGTGACCGCAAAAAGGCCGGATGGGCCAGCGTGGGCGTGATGCTGTTTACCGCGCTGCTGGTCATCCTGTTTGGCCGCGATCTGGATACGCTTTCCTTCTGCTTTGCCCTGCTGGTTCCTGTGCTTGGCGCGGTCAACATGGCCTATGCCCTTGGCTACATGGAACACAGCCACCGCCAGTGGCGCTTCTACTGCGCCTTTACCGCCATGTGCGGCGGCCTGGTCGGCATGGCCGCCAGCCAGTACATGCTGAGCTTCTTCCTGTTCTGGGAAATCATGAGTTCGTGGACGCTGTATCTGGCCATTGCCCATGAGGGCGACAAAGACTCGCTCCGCGAGGCCTTCAAGTACTTTATCTTTAACGTGTTCGGCGCGGGCTTCATCTTCTTGGGCCTGTGCGTTGTGGGGCCGTTAACGCCTTTCAACGCCACACTGCTCACGGGTGCCGCACCCTACATTCCCCACGGCGCGGCATGGCTCGGCATGGCCCTGCTGGCTGCCGGTTTCCTGATGAAGGCGGCCCAGCTGCCCTTCCGCATTGACTGGCAGATGCACCCGGCCCTGGCCCCCACGCCAGTTTCCGGCTACATCTCGTCCGTGCTGCTTAAGAGTGCCATCCTCGGCCTCATCAAGCTATTCATGCTCATGGGCGGCGGCTTTATGCTGGCTGGCGTGCTGGGCGGCATGGAGCAAAACATCATCAGCACCGTTGCCATGTGGATCGGCGGCATCACCATCATCATGGCTGCCGTGCAGGCCCTGCGAACCAACGTCATCAAGCTTGTGTTCATCTATTCCACGGTGAGCCAGCTTGGGTACATGGTGCTGGCGGTTGCCGCTGGCGGCGCGCTGGGTTACGCGGGCGGCATGCTGCACGTGATCAACCACGTGTTCTTCAAAGACCTGCTGTTCCTTGTGTGCGGCGCAGTCATGTTTGCCACCCACAGGGAAACGCTGGAAGACCTTGGCGGCATTGGCCGCCAGATGCCCTTTACCCTTGCCATGTTCGCCATTGCCGGGCTTTCGGTTGTGGGCGTACCGCCCACCAGCGGATTCTCGTCCAAATGGCTTATCTACCATGCCCTCATGGAAGCGGGCCAGCCCTTCCTGGCGCTGCTCTCCCTGATCGGCAGCGTGCTGACCATGGCCTACATCGCCAAGTTCATGCATGCGGCATTCCTGGGCCAACCCTCACCCAACCTGCACGATGTGCATGAGGCCCCGCTGATCATGCGCGCGCCCATGGGCATTCTTGCTGCCGGTTGCGTGATCACGGGCGTATTCCCCGGCCTGGCTCTTGGGCCCATCAACAACGTGTTGGCTGAATACGGCTTTATGCCGCTCAACGTGGGCCTGTCCGGCGTGCTTTCCGGCCCCGGCGCATGGAACGCCACAGGCATGTTCGTCATGATGGCCCTTGCATTTGCTGGCGGACGCTGGTTCGTGCTGCGCTTTACCCGCCTGCGCGAAATTGACGTCCATACCTGCGGTCTGCCGGTCGAAACGTCCACCAGCCGCATGAAGCCCTCCAGCATTTTCGGGGAAATCCTCGGCCTTATGGGCGGCAATAAGCCCGCCAAGGAGAACCGCTGA
- a CDS encoding respiratory chain complex I subunit 1 family protein, with protein sequence MSDTLLAILHMCIFPGGAFALLVAMFFKGLDRRVEARLQRRVGPPLIQPWLDIAKLLTKETLIPKTACRSAFLMAPVFGFTGMAVCAAFIPIPGVFNGLFNMGDLLVIFYLLPIPAMAIMLGGSASSSPYGAVGFSREMMLMLAYETPLLMILLSVAMLTGKVLSGGAWGAEFSLLKIVAMQQQVGSFGFNPTMIPALLAYLIFLPGTMGVVPFDIPEAETELIEGPLLEYGGPLLALFQITSALKTFVVLGLGVALFFPGTISDIWLVNLVWFLLKCLGLMLVSLTLVKSATGRFRIDQAFRFYITVPTALALCSLILVWVM encoded by the coding sequence ATGAGCGACACCCTGCTTGCCATACTGCACATGTGCATCTTCCCCGGCGGGGCCTTTGCCCTGCTGGTGGCCATGTTCTTCAAAGGACTTGACCGCCGGGTCGAGGCGCGGCTGCAGCGCCGCGTCGGCCCCCCGCTGATCCAGCCCTGGCTCGACATAGCCAAGCTGCTGACCAAGGAAACCCTTATCCCCAAAACCGCCTGCCGCTCGGCCTTTTTGATGGCCCCGGTGTTCGGTTTCACGGGTATGGCCGTGTGCGCGGCCTTCATACCGATCCCCGGCGTGTTCAACGGCCTGTTCAACATGGGCGACCTGCTGGTGATCTTCTACCTGCTGCCCATCCCGGCCATGGCCATCATGCTGGGCGGCTCCGCCTCCAGTTCGCCATACGGCGCTGTGGGCTTCTCGCGCGAAATGATGCTGATGCTGGCCTATGAAACGCCGCTGCTCATGATTCTGCTCTCTGTCGCCATGCTTACGGGCAAGGTGCTGAGCGGCGGTGCCTGGGGCGCGGAATTCTCGCTGCTCAAGATCGTCGCCATGCAGCAGCAGGTGGGTTCCTTCGGGTTCAACCCGACCATGATCCCCGCATTGCTGGCCTATCTGATCTTCCTGCCCGGCACCATGGGCGTTGTGCCCTTTGATATCCCCGAGGCGGAAACTGAACTGATTGAAGGCCCGCTGCTGGAATACGGCGGTCCCCTGCTGGCCCTGTTCCAGATCACGTCCGCGCTCAAGACCTTTGTAGTTTTGGGCCTGGGGGTTGCGCTTTTCTTCCCCGGCACCATATCTGACATATGGCTGGTGAATCTGGTCTGGTTCCTGCTCAAGTGCCTTGGCCTCATGCTGGTCTCGCTTACGCTGGTCAAATCGGCCACAGGGCGCTTCCGCATCGACCAGGCCTTTCGCTTTTACATAACTGTGCCCACGGCGCTTGCGCTGTGCAGCCTTATACTGGTCTGGGTGATGTAA
- a CDS encoding M99 family carboxypeptidase catalytic domain-containing protein — translation MQTQTTRIISIFCGGKSRFQTLLFFFLCCFFVAAPSVAAPGNFTLDFTTVRLGDEAPELAQAIPAIVRTDDSVAANADTNAAAQMAAPASAVVLVVGGIQGDEPGGFSAATLLTTHYTIRKGVLWVVPNLNFPSIIKRSRGLHGDMNRKFAKLDDRDPEFGTVRRIQELISHPRVALVLNLHDGSGYYRPSFEDKLRNPNRWGQSVIIDQEALDGVFMGDLGAEARQAAESANSKLLSPQHALHVHNTRTAEGDHEMDRSLSYYAVRQGKAAFGLEASKEFSVEVRAYYHLLMVESFLAQAGVEFTRGFALTPEGVRDALLDKLDVTFAENKVFLPLEDVRPAINLLPLSKDAPAQAVTSKPIMAVLPCAKGEEGQYCVHYGNRMITLIRPDWREMDHSITGMRVLVDGRETEAPFGQVLEVTKSLLVQPAEGYRVNAIGYDSGRKDESGEVMTLKDFQSRFSVDRQGRLYRVEVYKDQRFSGMFLVRFGSGSNRLTSKETPSIPTDRLPDKPGQESNLGF, via the coding sequence ATGCAAACACAAACCACACGCATCATCAGCATATTTTGCGGCGGCAAGAGCCGTTTTCAAACCCTTCTGTTCTTTTTCCTGTGCTGTTTTTTTGTGGCTGCTCCGTCAGTGGCGGCACCCGGCAACTTTACGCTGGACTTTACAACCGTCCGGTTGGGCGACGAAGCGCCGGAACTGGCGCAGGCCATCCCCGCAATTGTGCGCACTGACGACAGTGTTGCTGCAAACGCCGATACTAATGCCGCCGCGCAAATGGCGGCTCCGGCTTCGGCAGTGGTGCTGGTGGTTGGCGGCATTCAGGGTGACGAACCGGGCGGATTTTCTGCCGCGACCCTGCTGACCACGCACTACACCATCCGCAAGGGCGTGTTGTGGGTGGTGCCGAATCTCAATTTTCCCAGCATTATCAAAAGGTCGCGCGGGCTGCACGGCGACATGAACCGCAAGTTTGCCAAACTTGACGACCGCGACCCCGAATTTGGCACTGTGCGCCGCATTCAGGAGCTCATAAGCCACCCCCGCGTGGCGCTGGTGCTCAACCTGCATGATGGCAGCGGGTATTACCGCCCCTCCTTTGAGGACAAGCTGCGCAACCCCAACCGCTGGGGGCAGTCTGTGATCATTGACCAGGAAGCGCTTGACGGCGTGTTCATGGGGGATTTGGGCGCCGAGGCCCGGCAGGCCGCAGAATCAGCCAACAGCAAGCTGCTCTCCCCGCAACACGCCCTGCATGTTCACAATACCAGGACTGCCGAGGGCGATCACGAGATGGACAGAAGCCTTTCCTATTACGCCGTGCGGCAGGGAAAGGCAGCCTTTGGGCTGGAAGCCAGCAAGGAATTTTCTGTTGAAGTAAGGGCATATTACCATCTGCTGATGGTGGAATCGTTTCTTGCGCAGGCTGGAGTGGAATTTACGCGCGGCTTTGCGCTTACGCCCGAGGGAGTGCGCGACGCCCTGCTGGACAAGCTGGACGTTACTTTTGCAGAAAACAAAGTTTTTTTGCCGCTGGAAGACGTGCGCCCGGCCATCAATCTGCTGCCGCTTTCCAAGGATGCTCCCGCGCAGGCCGTCACATCCAAGCCCATCATGGCAGTGCTGCCCTGCGCCAAGGGCGAGGAAGGCCAGTACTGCGTGCACTATGGCAACCGCATGATCACGCTTATCCGACCCGACTGGCGCGAAATGGATCACAGCATAACGGGCATGCGGGTGCTGGTGGACGGGCGGGAGACCGAGGCCCCCTTCGGGCAGGTGCTGGAAGTGACCAAAAGCCTGCTCGTGCAGCCAGCGGAAGGCTACCGCGTCAACGCCATTGGTTATGACAGCGGCCGCAAGGACGAAAGCGGCGAGGTCATGACCCTCAAGGATTTTCAGTCCCGCTTTTCTGTTGACCGCCAGGGCAGGCTGTATCGCGTTGAAGTGTACAAAGACCAGCGCTTCAGCGGCATGTTTCTGGTGCGCTTTGGTTCAGGCAGCAACCGCCTGACAAGCAAGGAAACTCCGTCCATTCCCACGGACAGACTGCCCGACAAACCGGGGCAGGAATCAAATCTGGGGTTCTGA
- a CDS encoding heavy-metal-associated domain-containing protein, with product MKTLKVNGMRCGHCKAAVEKAAAKISGVANPQVNLEDKELRFEETGPVDMQALKTAISNIGFDPE from the coding sequence ATGAAAACCCTGAAAGTCAATGGCATGCGTTGCGGCCACTGCAAGGCCGCTGTAGAAAAAGCTGCGGCAAAAATATCTGGCGTTGCCAATCCCCAGGTCAACCTTGAGGATAAAGAGCTGCGCTTTGAAGAAACAGGGCCCGTAGATATGCAGGCCCTGAAAACCGCCATCAGCAACATTGGTTTTGACCCGGAATAA